A window of Stenotrophomonas indicatrix genomic DNA:
GTCGTGGAGCCGTCCGAACACTTCATAGCCCTGTCTCAGGTAGAAGTGTTCGGCCTGCCAGTCGAAGGTGTCGAGCATCACCCCGCACGCACCAGCGTCACGGGCCTGGGTCTCGGCATCCGCCAACAGGCGCTGGCCGATGCCACGCCCGCGAAGTTCCGGGTCGACCCACAGGACATGCACCTGCAGCCAACCTGCGCAGACATCGGCAAGCAGTCCGCCGCGCAGTTCACCTTGTTCATCGCGCCAAGCCAGCCGGACCGGCACGTCTTCGAAGTCGAAACCGCTGCTGGCGCGGTTGAACGCAGACAACCGCGCGCACAGCTCGCGCGCGTCTTCAGCATTGGCCGTCGCAGGAGCGCCGGCGCGCTCCATCAGGCGTCGCGGTTGCCGCGACGCATTACCCGCTGCTTCTCGATCGCCCAGTCACGATCCTTGGCGGCATCGCGCTTGTCGTGGGTCTGCTTGCCCTTGGCCAGCGCCACTTCCAGCTTGATCTTGTTCTTGCTCCAGTACATGGCGGTGGGCACGATCGTGTAGCCATCACGCTCGACCTTGCCAACCAGCTTGTCGATCTCGCTCCGGTGCAGCAGCAGCTTGCGCTCGCGCCGGTCGTTGGCCACCACGTGGGTGGAGGCCTGGATCAGCGGGGTGATCTGCGCGCCGATCAGGAAGATCTCGCCGTCCTTCACATAGGCGTAGGCGTCGACGATGTTGCCGCGGCCAGCGCGGATCGACTTCACTTCCCAGCCCTGCAGGGCCAGGCCGGCTTCGAAGCGGTCTTCGATGTGGTACTCGTGACGGGCACGCTTGTTCAACGCGATGGTCTTGTTGGCCGTCGCGCTCTTTGCTTTATCCTTGCCGGTGTTCTTGCTCATTTCCGTATTGTCTCCGATTCGGGCCCGCCCGGTCGATTGCCGAAGCGTCCTGTATTCATGCCTACTATCCGCCGCAGTGCCCTGGTCGAACATTCGGCCGCGCGCATGTTCGATCTGGTCAACGACGTCCAGGCCTATCCGCACCGCTTCCGCTGGTGCTCCGACGCCCGCATCCTCGAGCAGGGCGAAGACCGGCTGGTCGCTCGCCTGGACCTGGGCCTGGGTTCGTTCAGCACCTGGTTCCAGACCGAAAACACCCTGCAACGCCCGCACAGCATCGACATGCAGCTGCGCGAGGGGCCGTTCAAGCAACTGCACGGCCGCTGGGAATTCCACGCTCTGGCGGAAGATGCCTGCAAGGTCACCCTCACCCTGGACTTCGAGCCGAGTTCACGCCTGCTGGGTCCGGCGCTGGCCATCGGCTTCCAGGGATTGGCCGATCGCATGGTCAACGATTTCGTCCGCGTCGCCGACGAGGGCTGAACGATGATCGAGGTCGAGGTCGTGCTGGCCTGGCCACACCAGGTGCTGTCGCGCCGGCTGCAGCTGGAGGAGGGAGCGACCGTGGCTGATGCCGTGGCAGCGGCCCGGCTTGAAGGCAGTGCCGACTGTCCTGCCGCCGCCGTGCATGGCGTACTGGCGCAGCCGCATCAGGTGCTACTGGATGGTGATCGCGTGGAGCTGCTGCGTGGCCTGCAGGCCGACCCGAAGGACAACCGCCGGCGACGCGCGCGCGGCGGTTGATCCCCAAGGCCCGTCCGGAGGACGGGCAGGGTGGCTCAGCGGCCGCCCTTCTTCTTCTTGTCCTTCGGCAGATTGCGGCCGAACTGGCGCACGGTCTGCTGGGCAAGGGCCTTGTCGTTGGCCGGGAAGTAATCGCCTTCCCAACGGGTGACCACATCATTTTCGAAGTACACGACGAAATTCTTCACGTCGGTACGGCCCAGGCGGTTCACGCGCTCGGTCGAGGTGTAGTCCCAACGCTGGGCGTGGAACGGATCCGGCACCGACGGGGTGCCCAGCAGGGCAGTGACCTGCTGCTTGCTCTGCCCGACCTGCAGTTTGGCAACGGCATCTTCCCGGATCAGGTTGCCCTGGTAGATGGGTTGCTTGTAGATGATGCCGCACCCGGTGGTGGACAAGGCGACGGCGG
This region includes:
- a CDS encoding GNAT family N-acetyltransferase, which codes for MERAGAPATANAEDARELCARLSAFNRASSGFDFEDVPVRLAWRDEQGELRGGLLADVCAGWLQVHVLWVDPELRGRGIGQRLLADAETQARDAGACGVMLDTFDWQAEHFYLRQGYEVFGRLHDCPPGHERIYLRKVLPVL
- the smpB gene encoding SsrA-binding protein SmpB gives rise to the protein MSKNTGKDKAKSATANKTIALNKRARHEYHIEDRFEAGLALQGWEVKSIRAGRGNIVDAYAYVKDGEIFLIGAQITPLIQASTHVVANDRRERKLLLHRSEIDKLVGKVERDGYTIVPTAMYWSKNKIKLEVALAKGKQTHDKRDAAKDRDWAIEKQRVMRRGNRDA
- a CDS encoding type II toxin-antitoxin system RatA family toxin; amino-acid sequence: MPTIRRSALVEHSAARMFDLVNDVQAYPHRFRWCSDARILEQGEDRLVARLDLGLGSFSTWFQTENTLQRPHSIDMQLREGPFKQLHGRWEFHALAEDACKVTLTLDFEPSSRLLGPALAIGFQGLADRMVNDFVRVADEG
- a CDS encoding RnfH family protein, yielding MIEVEVVLAWPHQVLSRRLQLEEGATVADAVAAARLEGSADCPAAAVHGVLAQPHQVLLDGDRVELLRGLQADPKDNRRRRARGG
- a CDS encoding outer membrane protein assembly factor BamE, with product MRNLLLVAAVALSTTGCGIIYKQPIYQGNLIREDAVAKLQVGQSKQQVTALLGTPSVPDPFHAQRWDYTSTERVNRLGRTDVKNFVVYFENDVVTRWEGDYFPANDKALAQQTVRQFGRNLPKDKKKKGGR